The following coding sequences are from one Delphinus delphis chromosome 19, mDelDel1.2, whole genome shotgun sequence window:
- the ZNF830 gene encoding zinc finger protein 830, whose translation MASSASARPEAGKRVVNQDELRRLMKEKQRLSTNRKRIESPFAKYNRLGQLSCALCNTPVKSELLWQTHVLGKQHREKVAELKGAKEAAQGPSASAVPQSASTVPQSAKRKAPDAESQDAKRAKASLVSQVQPSTSALPTNFDKAGKESTRATLSKASGLGLLPDYEDEEEEEEKEEGGGGEGKRGDVCKHPANAQSKEHSLSSAREATGSRLPSDFSDTNPPKAPLIPHSGSIEKAEIHEKVVERRENTAEALPEGFFDDPEIDARVRKVDAPKDQMDKEWDEFQKAMRQVNTISEAIVAEEDEEGRLDRQIGEIDEQIECYRRVEKLRNRQDEIKNKLKEVLTIKELQKKEEENVDSDDEVELQDLLSQDWRVKGTLL comes from the coding sequence ATGGCGTCTTCTGCCTCCGCTCGGCCTGAGGCGGGGAAACGAGTGGTTAATCAGGACGAACTGCGGCGGTTGATGAAGGAGAAGCAGCGTCTGAGCACCAACCGTAAACGGATAGAATCTCCATTCGCGAAGTACAACCGCTTGGGGCAGCTGAGTTGTGCCCTGTGTAACACCCCGGTTAAGAGCGAGCTCCTGTGGCAGACTCACGTCCTGGGAAAGCAGCACCGAGAGAAAGTGGCCGAGCTGAAAGGCGCGAAGGAAGCCGCCCAGGGACCGTCCGCCAGCGCAGTGCCTCAGTCCGCCAGCACAGTGCCTCAGTCCGCCAAGAGGAAGGCGCCGGACGCAGAGAGCCAAGATGCCAAAAGAGCGAAGGCCTCCCTGGTGTCTCAAGTACAGCCCTCCACTTCCGCTTTGCCCACCAACTTTGACAAAGCCGGAAAGGAGTCCACTAGGGCGACCCTCAGTAAGGCTTCGGGACTCGGTTTACTCCCTGATTATGaagatgaggaagaggaggaggagaaagaggagggaggaggaggagaagggaaaagaggggATGTCTGTAAGCATCCGGCCAACGCACAGAGCAAGGAACACTCACTTTCCTCCGCGCGGGAGGCAACCGGTAGTAGGCTGCCAAGCGATTTCTCGGACACAAATCCTCCCAAGGCCCCTTTAATTCCTCATTCAGGGTCAATTGAGaaagcagaaatacatgaaaaagtggtggaaaggagagaaaacaccGCGGAAGCATTACCGGAAGGGTTTTTTGACGACCCTGAGATAGATGCGAGGGTACGAAAGGTTGATGCCCCAAAGGATCAGATGGACAAAGAATGGGACGAATTTCAAAAAGCCATGAGACAGGTCAACACTATTTCCGAAGCCATAGTTGCCGAAGAGGATGAGGAGGGACGCTTGGACCGGCAGATTGGGGAGATCGATGAACAGATAGAGTGTTACCGTCGGGTGGAAAAGCTGCGGAATCGCCAGGATGAGATAAAAAATAAGCTTAAAGAGGTTCTGACCATAAAAGAACtgcagaaaaaggaagaggagaatgtTGACAGCGATGATGAGGTAGAACTACAGGATTTGTTGTCTCAGGATTGGAGGGTGAAAGGAACTTTGTTATAG
- the CCT6B gene encoding T-complex protein 1 subunit zeta-2, with the protein MKMLVSGAGDMKLTKDGNVLLHEMQIQHPTASLIAKVATAQDDITGDGTTSNVLIIGELLKQADLYISEGLHPRIIAEGFEVAKIKALEVLEQVKIKKEMKREILLDVARTSLQTKVHPQLAYVLTEAVVDSVLALRRPGYPIDLLMVEIMEMKHKSETDTK; encoded by the exons ATGAAAAT GCTTGTTTCTGGTGCAGGAGACATGAAACTCACCAAAGATGGCAATGTACTGCTCCATGAGATG CAAATTCAGCACCCAACAGCTTCCTTGATAGCAAAAGTAGCAACAGCCCAGGATGACATTACAGGAGATGGTACTACTTCAAATGTCCTAATTATCGGAGAGTTACTAAAACAAGCTGATCTTTACATTTCTGAG GGCCTGCACCCTAGAATAATAGCTGAAGGATttgaagttgcaaaaataaaggCACTTGAAGTTTTGGaacaagttaaaattaaaaaagagatgaaaagagaaaTCCTCTTAGATGTGGCTAGAACATCTCTACAAACTAAAGTTCATCCTCAGCTGGCTTATGTGTTAACAGAG GCTGTGGTGGATTCTGTTTTGGCTCTTAGAAGACCGGGTTATCCTATTGATCTCCTCATGGTAGAAATCATGGAGATGAAGCATAAATCAGAAACAGATACAAAGTAA